Proteins from a single region of Cydia pomonella isolate Wapato2018A chromosome 13, ilCydPomo1, whole genome shotgun sequence:
- the LOC133524004 gene encoding putative polypeptide N-acetylgalactosaminyltransferase 9 isoform X1: MKFFSMLFLRRRTWILKAVLVLTALWFMVALLTTNGSRNSLVAPPIEYEDAEAKPYKMAKPTSVKKKSDNYGNNLSDAKKRINWMARIAPKSEEGLGVLAAPGSDNAPGELGKPVVLPKNMSDDARIAVAEGWKKNAFNQYVSDLISIRRKLPDPRDEWCKTPGRFLEDLPQTSVVICFHNEAWSVLLRTVHSVLDRSPEHLIKEIVLVDDFSDMPHLMQQLDDYMSSLPKVRIVRAPRREGLIRARLLGARYVTAPVLTYLDSHCECTEGWLEPLLDRIARNKTTVVCPVIDVIDDNTLEYHYRDSTSVNVGGFDWNLQFNWHPVPARERARHSNTAEAVWSPTMAGGLFAIDKEFFEKLGTYDSGFDIWGGENLELSFKTWMCGGTLEIVPCSHVGHIFRKRSPYKWRTGVNVLKKNSVRLAEVWLDDYAKYYYQRVGNDKGDFGDVSGRKELRRKLECKSFEWYLKNIYPELFIPGESVAHGEIRNVGFQKTCLDSPTRKSDHHKPVGLYPCHRQGGNQYWMYSKTGEIRRDETCLDYSGHDVVLYPCHGAKGNQLWLYDQNTKLLKHGSSEKCMAISKNKDKITMESCNEEDIRQLWTLENFRADRLGPELMFI; this comes from the exons ATGAAGTTCTTCAGTATGTTGTTCTTAAGAAGACGCACGTGGATATTGAAGGCCGTGCTGGTATTAACGGCGTTATGGTTCATGGTAGCACTGCTGACTACCAATGGTAGTAGGAATTCCTTAGTTGCACCGCCGATAGAATACGAGGACGCAGAGGCGAAACCATACAAGATGGCGAAACCTACGTCTGTGAAGAAGAAAAGCGATAATTATGGAAATAATCTGTCTGATG CAAAGAAACGGATCAATTGGATGGCTCGGATTGCTCCTAAAAGTGAGGAAG GTCTAGGTGTGCTAGCAGCGCCTGGATCAGACAATGCACCAGGAGAACTAGGAAAGCCTGTGGTTCTTCCGAAGAACATGAGCGATGACGCAAGGATTGCTGTAGCTGAGGGATGGAAGAAGAATGCGTTTAATCAATACGTCAGCGATCTCATATCGATTAGGAGGAAACTGCCGGATCCTAGGGACGAATG gtGCAAAACACCAGGGCGTTTCCTGGAAGATCTCCCACAGACGTCCGTTGTGATCTGTTTCCACAACGAAGCCTGGTCTGTACTGTTACGAACGGTTCACTCCGTGCTCGACCGTTCGCCGGAACATTTGATCAAGGAGATCGTGCTTGTGGATGATTTCTCTGATATGC CCCACTTGATGCAACAATTAGACGACTACATGTCGTCCCTGCCCAAAGTGCGCATAGTTCGAGCTCCGCGCCGGGAAGGTTTAATCAGGGCCCGACTGCTCGGGGCGCGATACGTGACTGCGCCGGTTCTCACTTATCTAGACAGCCATTGCGAGTGTACTGAAG GATGGCTTGAACCTCTATTGGACAGGATAGCGCGAAACAAAACTACCGTCGTATGCCCCGTAATCGACGTAATCGACGACAACACCCTTGAATACCACTACAGAGACTCCACGTCCGTTAACGTTGGGGGATTCGACTGGAACCTTCAATTTAATTGGCACCCAGTGCCAGCCAGGGAGCGTGCTAGACACTCCAACACTGCTGAAGCAGTATGGTCTCCAACGATGGCTGGTGGACTCTTCGCCATTGACAAAGAATTCTTCGAAAAATTGGGAACTTATGACAGCGGCTTCGATATTTGGGGAGGTGAAAATTTGGAGTTGTCCTTCAAAACTTGGATGTGCGGTGGGACGCTTGAAATTGTACCCTGCTCACATGTTGGACATATATTTAGGAAACGATCACCGTATAAGTGGAGGACTGGCGTTAACGTGTTGAAGAAGAACTCAGTTCGACTTGCCGAG GTATGGTTGGATGACTACGCAAAATACTACTACCAAAGAGTTGGCAACGATAAAGGTGACTTCGGCGACGTCAGTGGCCGAAAAGAGCTGAGGAGAAAACTAGAGTGCAAATCCTTCGAGTGGTATCTTAAAAACATTTATCCTGAACTCTTCATCCCTGGCGAGTCAGTGGCCCATGGCGAG ATTCGAAACGTGGGCTTCCAAAAGACGTGTTTGGATTCACCAACGCGCAAGTCCGATCACCATAAACCCGTCGGACTGTACCCGTGTCACCGGCAAGGCGGCAACCAG TACTGGATGTACTCGAAAACTGGTGAGATTCGCCGTGACGAGACGTGCCTGGACTATTCGGGGCACGACGTGGTGTTGTACCCGTGTCACGGGGCCAAAGGCAACCAGCTGTGGCTCTATGATCAAAAT ACGAAGCTACTGAAGCATGGTTCCAGCGAAAAATGCATGGCAATATCGAAAAACA
- the LOC133524004 gene encoding putative polypeptide N-acetylgalactosaminyltransferase 9 isoform X2: MKFFSMLFLRRRTWILKAVLVLTALWFMVALLTTNGSRNSLVAPPIEYEDAEAKPYKMAKPTSVKKKSDNYGNNLSDAKKRINWMARIAPKSEEGLGVLAAPGSDNAPGELGKPVVLPKNMSDDARIAVAEGWKKNAFNQYVSDLISIRRKLPDPRDEWCKTPGRFLEDLPQTSVVICFHNEAWSVLLRTVHSVLDRSPEHLIKEIVLVDDFSDMPHLMQQLDDYMSSLPKVRIVRAPRREGLIRARLLGARYVTAPVLTYLDSHCECTEGWLEPLLDRIARNKTTVVCPVIDVIDDNTLEYHYRDSTSVNVGGFDWNLQFNWHPVPARERARHSNTAEAVWSPTMAGGLFAIDKEFFEKLGTYDSGFDIWGGENLELSFKTWMCGGTLEIVPCSHVGHIFRKRSPYKWRTGVNVLKKNSVRLAEVWLDDYAKYYYQRVGNDKGDFGDVSGRKELRRKLECKSFEWYLKNIYPELFIPGESVAHGEIANRGTDTCLDSAAGPEDMKKPVGAWPCHGDGGNQYWMYSKTGEIRRDETCLDYSGHDVVLYPCHGAKGNQLWLYDQNTKLLKHGSSEKCMAISKNKDKITMESCNEEDIRQLWTLENFRADRLGPELMFI; encoded by the exons ATGAAGTTCTTCAGTATGTTGTTCTTAAGAAGACGCACGTGGATATTGAAGGCCGTGCTGGTATTAACGGCGTTATGGTTCATGGTAGCACTGCTGACTACCAATGGTAGTAGGAATTCCTTAGTTGCACCGCCGATAGAATACGAGGACGCAGAGGCGAAACCATACAAGATGGCGAAACCTACGTCTGTGAAGAAGAAAAGCGATAATTATGGAAATAATCTGTCTGATG CAAAGAAACGGATCAATTGGATGGCTCGGATTGCTCCTAAAAGTGAGGAAG GTCTAGGTGTGCTAGCAGCGCCTGGATCAGACAATGCACCAGGAGAACTAGGAAAGCCTGTGGTTCTTCCGAAGAACATGAGCGATGACGCAAGGATTGCTGTAGCTGAGGGATGGAAGAAGAATGCGTTTAATCAATACGTCAGCGATCTCATATCGATTAGGAGGAAACTGCCGGATCCTAGGGACGAATG gtGCAAAACACCAGGGCGTTTCCTGGAAGATCTCCCACAGACGTCCGTTGTGATCTGTTTCCACAACGAAGCCTGGTCTGTACTGTTACGAACGGTTCACTCCGTGCTCGACCGTTCGCCGGAACATTTGATCAAGGAGATCGTGCTTGTGGATGATTTCTCTGATATGC CCCACTTGATGCAACAATTAGACGACTACATGTCGTCCCTGCCCAAAGTGCGCATAGTTCGAGCTCCGCGCCGGGAAGGTTTAATCAGGGCCCGACTGCTCGGGGCGCGATACGTGACTGCGCCGGTTCTCACTTATCTAGACAGCCATTGCGAGTGTACTGAAG GATGGCTTGAACCTCTATTGGACAGGATAGCGCGAAACAAAACTACCGTCGTATGCCCCGTAATCGACGTAATCGACGACAACACCCTTGAATACCACTACAGAGACTCCACGTCCGTTAACGTTGGGGGATTCGACTGGAACCTTCAATTTAATTGGCACCCAGTGCCAGCCAGGGAGCGTGCTAGACACTCCAACACTGCTGAAGCAGTATGGTCTCCAACGATGGCTGGTGGACTCTTCGCCATTGACAAAGAATTCTTCGAAAAATTGGGAACTTATGACAGCGGCTTCGATATTTGGGGAGGTGAAAATTTGGAGTTGTCCTTCAAAACTTGGATGTGCGGTGGGACGCTTGAAATTGTACCCTGCTCACATGTTGGACATATATTTAGGAAACGATCACCGTATAAGTGGAGGACTGGCGTTAACGTGTTGAAGAAGAACTCAGTTCGACTTGCCGAG GTATGGTTGGATGACTACGCAAAATACTACTACCAAAGAGTTGGCAACGATAAAGGTGACTTCGGCGACGTCAGTGGCCGAAAAGAGCTGAGGAGAAAACTAGAGTGCAAATCCTTCGAGTGGTATCTTAAAAACATTTATCCTGAACTCTTCATCCCTGGCGAGTCAGTGGCCCATGGCGAG ATCGCGAACCGCGGAACGGATACATGCCTCGACTCCGCCGCCGGTCCAGAAGACATGAAGAAGCCCGTCGGTGCCTGGCCTTGCCATGGGGACGGAGGCAACCAG TACTGGATGTACTCGAAAACTGGTGAGATTCGCCGTGACGAGACGTGCCTGGACTATTCGGGGCACGACGTGGTGTTGTACCCGTGTCACGGGGCCAAAGGCAACCAGCTGTGGCTCTATGATCAAAAT ACGAAGCTACTGAAGCATGGTTCCAGCGAAAAATGCATGGCAATATCGAAAAACA
- the LOC133524004 gene encoding putative polypeptide N-acetylgalactosaminyltransferase 9 isoform X3 encodes MKFFSMLFLRRRTWILKAVLVLTALWFMVALLTTNGSRNSLVAPPIEYEDAEAKPYKMAKPTSVKKKSDNYGNNLSDGLGVLAAPGSDNAPGELGKPVVLPKNMSDDARIAVAEGWKKNAFNQYVSDLISIRRKLPDPRDEWCKTPGRFLEDLPQTSVVICFHNEAWSVLLRTVHSVLDRSPEHLIKEIVLVDDFSDMPHLMQQLDDYMSSLPKVRIVRAPRREGLIRARLLGARYVTAPVLTYLDSHCECTEGWLEPLLDRIARNKTTVVCPVIDVIDDNTLEYHYRDSTSVNVGGFDWNLQFNWHPVPARERARHSNTAEAVWSPTMAGGLFAIDKEFFEKLGTYDSGFDIWGGENLELSFKTWMCGGTLEIVPCSHVGHIFRKRSPYKWRTGVNVLKKNSVRLAEVWLDDYAKYYYQRVGNDKGDFGDVSGRKELRRKLECKSFEWYLKNIYPELFIPGESVAHGEIRNVGFQKTCLDSPTRKSDHHKPVGLYPCHRQGGNQYWMYSKTGEIRRDETCLDYSGHDVVLYPCHGAKGNQLWLYDQNTKLLKHGSSEKCMAISKNKDKITMESCNEEDIRQLWTLENFRADRLGPELMFI; translated from the exons ATGAAGTTCTTCAGTATGTTGTTCTTAAGAAGACGCACGTGGATATTGAAGGCCGTGCTGGTATTAACGGCGTTATGGTTCATGGTAGCACTGCTGACTACCAATGGTAGTAGGAATTCCTTAGTTGCACCGCCGATAGAATACGAGGACGCAGAGGCGAAACCATACAAGATGGCGAAACCTACGTCTGTGAAGAAGAAAAGCGATAATTATGGAAATAATCTGTCTGATG GTCTAGGTGTGCTAGCAGCGCCTGGATCAGACAATGCACCAGGAGAACTAGGAAAGCCTGTGGTTCTTCCGAAGAACATGAGCGATGACGCAAGGATTGCTGTAGCTGAGGGATGGAAGAAGAATGCGTTTAATCAATACGTCAGCGATCTCATATCGATTAGGAGGAAACTGCCGGATCCTAGGGACGAATG gtGCAAAACACCAGGGCGTTTCCTGGAAGATCTCCCACAGACGTCCGTTGTGATCTGTTTCCACAACGAAGCCTGGTCTGTACTGTTACGAACGGTTCACTCCGTGCTCGACCGTTCGCCGGAACATTTGATCAAGGAGATCGTGCTTGTGGATGATTTCTCTGATATGC CCCACTTGATGCAACAATTAGACGACTACATGTCGTCCCTGCCCAAAGTGCGCATAGTTCGAGCTCCGCGCCGGGAAGGTTTAATCAGGGCCCGACTGCTCGGGGCGCGATACGTGACTGCGCCGGTTCTCACTTATCTAGACAGCCATTGCGAGTGTACTGAAG GATGGCTTGAACCTCTATTGGACAGGATAGCGCGAAACAAAACTACCGTCGTATGCCCCGTAATCGACGTAATCGACGACAACACCCTTGAATACCACTACAGAGACTCCACGTCCGTTAACGTTGGGGGATTCGACTGGAACCTTCAATTTAATTGGCACCCAGTGCCAGCCAGGGAGCGTGCTAGACACTCCAACACTGCTGAAGCAGTATGGTCTCCAACGATGGCTGGTGGACTCTTCGCCATTGACAAAGAATTCTTCGAAAAATTGGGAACTTATGACAGCGGCTTCGATATTTGGGGAGGTGAAAATTTGGAGTTGTCCTTCAAAACTTGGATGTGCGGTGGGACGCTTGAAATTGTACCCTGCTCACATGTTGGACATATATTTAGGAAACGATCACCGTATAAGTGGAGGACTGGCGTTAACGTGTTGAAGAAGAACTCAGTTCGACTTGCCGAG GTATGGTTGGATGACTACGCAAAATACTACTACCAAAGAGTTGGCAACGATAAAGGTGACTTCGGCGACGTCAGTGGCCGAAAAGAGCTGAGGAGAAAACTAGAGTGCAAATCCTTCGAGTGGTATCTTAAAAACATTTATCCTGAACTCTTCATCCCTGGCGAGTCAGTGGCCCATGGCGAG ATTCGAAACGTGGGCTTCCAAAAGACGTGTTTGGATTCACCAACGCGCAAGTCCGATCACCATAAACCCGTCGGACTGTACCCGTGTCACCGGCAAGGCGGCAACCAG TACTGGATGTACTCGAAAACTGGTGAGATTCGCCGTGACGAGACGTGCCTGGACTATTCGGGGCACGACGTGGTGTTGTACCCGTGTCACGGGGCCAAAGGCAACCAGCTGTGGCTCTATGATCAAAAT ACGAAGCTACTGAAGCATGGTTCCAGCGAAAAATGCATGGCAATATCGAAAAACA